In one Candidatus Nitronereus thalassa genomic region, the following are encoded:
- a CDS encoding DUF1566 domain-containing protein, which yields MRLVSTMLWCCLVVAIGSNFGLPQAIAQPIENVNPSVVKIVSQVNGKTKVGTGLVIRLTQNAAYIVTASHVVEGDPSPKVEFYPQRNHSVSARIVGLEGGDDRGLAGLLVEGTLPRGIHPMPLNAQVDVRPGDAVTLVGFPRMAGVPWAVTTGETVGRKGRDLVFSGPVDEGNSGGPLLKGQEVIGIVSEVGSPFAYAVPSLIAQYTLESWGVRFGVHLRSLPATVLPQYVVHMIRNNRFHHPADLRDTGFSGFVLGAFKHEFATLTKDGNSVVLDKATGLMWQQGGSDRDMFLSDAETYVQTLNATRLAGFSDWRLPTVEELASLIEPIGAHENLFIDPRFSAIQTACWTSDSTRDFVKLTDSWIVNFLQGSVYSDTSKTKYFTRAVRSLGSTLTTP from the coding sequence ATGAGGCTGGTCTCGACAATGCTGTGGTGTTGTCTCGTCGTGGCCATTGGAAGTAATTTTGGACTTCCTCAGGCGATCGCTCAGCCGATTGAAAATGTCAATCCCTCTGTTGTGAAAATCGTTTCCCAGGTGAATGGCAAAACCAAAGTCGGCACGGGGCTGGTGATTAGACTGACACAAAACGCCGCCTATATCGTGACCGCTTCCCACGTTGTAGAAGGCGACCCGTCACCCAAAGTGGAATTTTATCCACAGCGAAATCATTCGGTCTCCGCGCGAATCGTCGGGCTTGAGGGTGGGGACGATCGAGGATTAGCCGGGCTTCTGGTTGAAGGCACCCTGCCTCGGGGTATTCATCCAATGCCTCTGAATGCACAAGTGGATGTCCGACCTGGCGATGCGGTAACTTTGGTGGGCTTTCCCCGTATGGCTGGAGTACCTTGGGCCGTTACTACCGGGGAGACGGTTGGACGAAAAGGACGTGACTTGGTCTTTTCCGGCCCAGTGGATGAAGGCAACTCCGGCGGTCCTTTACTCAAAGGTCAGGAGGTTATCGGGATCGTCTCCGAAGTTGGTTCTCCCTTTGCCTATGCCGTTCCCTCACTTATCGCACAATATACTCTGGAAAGTTGGGGCGTGCGATTTGGCGTTCACCTCCGAAGCCTACCCGCCACTGTCTTGCCTCAATATGTCGTGCATATGATTCGAAACAACCGCTTTCACCATCCCGCCGATCTTAGGGACACGGGATTTTCCGGTTTTGTGTTGGGCGCCTTTAAACACGAGTTTGCGACACTTACGAAGGACGGGAATTCCGTTGTCCTTGATAAAGCCACGGGCCTCATGTGGCAGCAAGGTGGATCAGACAGGGATATGTTTCTTTCTGATGCCGAAACCTATGTGCAAACCCTCAATGCCACCCGATTGGCAGGTTTTTCAGACTGGCGGCTTCCCACGGTCGAAGAACTCGCTTCACTCATTGAACCCATTGGTGCCCACGAAAACCTCTTTATCGATCCTCGATTCTCTGCGATCCAAACGGCTTGTTGGACAAGCGATTCGACTCGTGACTTCGTAAAACTCACGGATTCCTGGATTGTAAATTTTCTCCAAGGGAGCGTGTATTCGGATACCTCAAAAACAAAGTATTTCACGAGAGCGGTGCGATCTCTCGGTTCCACCCTGACCACTCCTTGA
- a CDS encoding serine protease, whose protein sequence is MRFKNFFLPRFVISFFILFLLMDGWTWPPQASATPIQELKQGVVKITSTFGGKQRVGTGIIIKLDSDAAYIVTASHVIEGDPHPKVSFFSKPNRPVSAKVIGLEGGDQRGLGALLVEGTLPSDLQALPLNPFLRVSGGENVTLIGFPQIAGTSWAVTPGTIAGSSGRDLSFTAPADEGNSGGPLLMKGQVIGIITEVAGSFAHATPAIIAKFALESWGVKFPQSTPPNESKAGPIPSGPDHPEEPVIASTSPQGLDLTGTWRNVANPAISYSLDQDGSEITMEEFTLNMFGPVMTASGEGRLQGKTLTLTYVTAFQTGGKTVMTISEDGQTMSGTFTDLVSGVTLPLSLARQPNDEVPTNDLSQFDLFKQFQ, encoded by the coding sequence ATGCGATTCAAGAATTTCTTTCTTCCGCGATTCGTCATTTCTTTTTTCATCCTTTTTCTCTTGATGGACGGATGGACGTGGCCTCCCCAGGCATCGGCCACGCCGATTCAAGAACTCAAGCAGGGTGTGGTAAAGATTACCTCGACATTTGGGGGCAAACAGCGTGTCGGAACTGGGATCATTATCAAACTTGATTCCGATGCCGCCTATATCGTCACGGCTTCCCATGTGATCGAAGGAGATCCACATCCCAAGGTGTCCTTCTTTTCCAAACCGAATCGTCCGGTATCGGCAAAAGTCATTGGCTTGGAAGGTGGTGATCAACGTGGTTTGGGGGCATTATTAGTGGAAGGGACGCTTCCTTCCGATCTCCAGGCATTGCCTTTGAATCCTTTCCTTCGTGTGTCTGGCGGAGAAAATGTCACCTTGATCGGATTTCCTCAAATTGCCGGAACCTCATGGGCCGTGACTCCTGGAACGATCGCTGGCTCCAGTGGCCGAGATTTATCGTTCACGGCTCCTGCGGATGAAGGCAATTCCGGAGGCCCATTGCTCATGAAAGGGCAAGTCATTGGCATCATCACAGAAGTGGCCGGATCCTTTGCACATGCCACGCCGGCTATTATCGCGAAGTTTGCCCTGGAATCCTGGGGAGTGAAATTTCCGCAGTCGACACCTCCCAATGAATCGAAGGCAGGGCCTATACCCTCTGGGCCTGATCACCCTGAAGAACCCGTCATCGCCTCGACTTCTCCCCAAGGCTTGGACCTGACCGGGACATGGCGAAATGTCGCCAATCCAGCCATTTCGTATTCGCTGGATCAAGATGGCTCCGAGATCACCATGGAGGAATTCACGCTCAACATGTTCGGGCCTGTCATGACGGCGAGTGGGGAAGGACGCCTTCAGGGAAAGACCCTGACTTTAACCTATGTCACGGCATTTCAGACGGGCGGGAAAACCGTCATGACGATTTCCGAGGATGGACAAACCATGAGCGGCACCTTCACGGATTTGGTCTCTGGAGTGACTCTACCCCTATCACTAGCACGGCAACCCAATGATGAAGTACCAACCAACGACCTTTCCCAATTTGATCTCTTCAAGCAATTTCAATGA
- a CDS encoding NAD-dependent epimerase/dehydratase family protein — protein sequence MISLVLGATGQLGANLVRALLAKGDEVRAVVRPSSQAITLQGIEIERRPGNLNDLDSLVQAFQGVDVVYHAAAFYPTSQFSGDAATAQALQETNNVLEAIRRCSVSRLIFTSTLTTIGFPTTTGRLADETCPFNTAFRNNPYLVAKAAMEEVVLHATQQGAPAVVLNPTVFFGPYDHTPTSGTQILMIAKQQMPAYIDGPTNVIDVRDVAAAHIRAAEHGRIGERYIIGNWNTSQRALNQLIAKVAKVPAPTFAIPFPIARFGSKLGNWASRTLLHRPPAIPVFFVEMLKHLQHYDCTKGLTELEYPQSPIEPAIRDSLNWFREQGYV from the coding sequence ATGATATCATTGGTGCTTGGCGCGACCGGCCAATTAGGAGCCAACCTCGTTCGGGCCTTATTGGCCAAAGGGGATGAGGTCCGTGCTGTCGTTCGACCCTCAAGCCAAGCCATCACCCTTCAAGGAATCGAGATCGAGCGAAGGCCGGGAAATCTTAATGATCTTGATTCCCTAGTCCAAGCCTTCCAAGGTGTGGATGTTGTCTATCACGCTGCCGCCTTTTACCCAACGTCCCAATTCTCTGGCGACGCCGCCACCGCTCAAGCCCTTCAGGAAACGAACAATGTGCTGGAAGCCATTCGGCGATGTTCAGTTTCTCGTCTGATATTTACGAGCACCTTGACCACCATTGGCTTTCCCACCACGACCGGCCGTCTAGCTGATGAAACTTGTCCATTCAACACTGCCTTTCGCAACAATCCGTACTTGGTGGCTAAGGCGGCCATGGAAGAAGTGGTGCTGCACGCGACTCAGCAAGGGGCCCCAGCCGTGGTATTAAATCCCACCGTCTTCTTTGGTCCATACGATCATACACCTACCAGTGGCACACAAATTCTCATGATTGCGAAACAACAGATGCCAGCTTATATCGACGGGCCCACCAACGTAATCGATGTGCGGGATGTAGCCGCCGCCCACATCAGAGCAGCAGAACACGGACGGATCGGAGAACGCTATATCATCGGCAATTGGAACACGTCGCAACGAGCACTCAATCAACTCATTGCGAAGGTCGCGAAAGTGCCAGCTCCCACCTTTGCCATTCCCTTCCCCATTGCGCGCTTTGGGTCCAAATTAGGTAACTGGGCTTCACGCACCCTTCTTCATCGCCCACCAGCCATTCCAGTCTTCTTTGTCGAAATGCTTAAGCATTTACAACATTACGATTGCACAAAAGGGCTGACTGAATTGGAATACCCTCAAAGCCCGATTGAACCGGCTATTCGAGATTCGTTGAATTGGTTTCGAGAACAGGGATATGTGTGA
- a CDS encoding DUF502 domain-containing protein, which yields MAVDWKEILKSLKDEAVPKRWDMNELTRNFFEGLFLLVPVVVTVVVVLKLFEIIDGWLNIPIPGLGFVITLLLITLAGRLASNVFFRGALGSFEKLLTRTPFIKLVYTSLKDLIEAFMGEKKRFDQPVMVSLVPGGHAEAIGFVTRKSMDMFGQPDHVAVYFPQSYNFAGNLLVFPKDQVRPIDAESSEVMAFIVSGGVSGRANNGSESDSSSPDPIPALPPPGDSPDPSR from the coding sequence ATGGCAGTTGACTGGAAAGAAATCCTCAAATCCCTCAAAGACGAAGCCGTCCCCAAGCGATGGGACATGAATGAGTTGACCAGGAATTTTTTTGAAGGCCTGTTTCTTCTCGTCCCGGTGGTTGTCACCGTGGTCGTTGTACTCAAATTATTTGAGATCATCGATGGCTGGTTGAATATCCCGATTCCCGGCCTAGGGTTTGTGATCACACTCCTCCTTATCACACTGGCTGGGCGCTTGGCCTCCAATGTATTTTTCCGAGGTGCCCTCGGCTCTTTCGAAAAATTGCTCACTCGAACGCCCTTCATCAAACTAGTCTATACCTCGTTGAAAGACCTCATTGAAGCGTTTATGGGTGAAAAAAAGCGGTTTGATCAACCGGTTATGGTATCCCTGGTCCCGGGAGGGCATGCTGAGGCCATCGGGTTTGTGACCAGGAAAAGTATGGATATGTTTGGCCAACCGGACCACGTGGCTGTGTATTTTCCTCAATCATACAATTTCGCCGGAAATTTATTGGTGTTCCCCAAGGATCAAGTTCGGCCCATCGACGCGGAAAGTTCTGAAGTCATGGCCTTTATTGTCTCCGGTGGAGTTTCCGGAAGAGCCAACAACGGATCCGAGTCCGATTCTTCCTCTCCTGACCCGATTCCTGCCCTTCCTCCACCTGGCGATTCTCCAGACCCCTCGCGGTAA
- a CDS encoding TetR/AcrR family transcriptional regulator, producing MDPRTKRKQREYEARRQEILSAAECLFSKNGFFKTSMAEIAQGAQFAMGTVYRFFKSKEEIYISIVEAKVEELAELLDEEIALVKTPSDKIQAFIRVKLDYADRHRDFFRIYVSEWSGYEWTIKSAFGERVWKLYMAQVDLVADLIKEGIRRKEFRKIDPKDAALALHGMLNSTMYVWILQAKPSESLIDKRNLISTLFLNGIQKESKPSYIRRVV from the coding sequence ATGGACCCTCGAACCAAGCGGAAACAGCGTGAATACGAAGCTCGGCGACAGGAAATTCTGTCAGCGGCAGAATGTCTGTTTTCAAAAAATGGGTTTTTTAAGACCAGCATGGCCGAGATTGCCCAGGGGGCCCAGTTTGCTATGGGAACCGTTTATCGATTTTTTAAAAGCAAGGAAGAGATTTATATTTCCATTGTGGAAGCCAAAGTTGAGGAATTAGCCGAATTACTCGATGAAGAAATTGCTCTCGTAAAAACCCCGAGTGACAAAATTCAAGCCTTCATCCGCGTGAAACTCGATTATGCAGATCGCCACCGCGATTTTTTCCGCATCTATGTTTCCGAGTGGAGTGGTTATGAATGGACGATCAAGAGCGCCTTTGGCGAGCGTGTCTGGAAACTCTACATGGCCCAAGTCGACTTGGTGGCTGATCTGATTAAAGAGGGCATCCGACGGAAGGAATTCAGGAAAATTGATCCCAAGGACGCTGCCCTGGCGCTGCATGGAATGTTAAATTCCACGATGTACGTATGGATTTTACAAGCGAAACCCAGCGAATCGTTAATCGACAAACGCAACCTCATCAGCACCTTATTTTTGAATGGCATCCAAAAGGAAAGTAAACCAAGCTACATCCGTCGGGTCGTGTAA
- a CDS encoding efflux RND transporter periplasmic adaptor subunit, with protein MKSASLHRLPFTLLAAGLLVGTMGCNEQQAAPPPPGRPPAPVRVASILKQPIQQSVTLVGTVEPWKRSIVASEIEGLVQVFPVEEGNQAKKGQVLARLRTATLNIQLDSALASHREARTRYHQAQQDLGRIRVLFDKELVTQKEFDDALAEEGALRERLSQLDAEIRRVKDQLKKSQILAPFDGWITQEFTEVGQWVEAGGQIVEMVDLSHVKVEVPLPERYIGDIHTGNSAEVSFDSLPDLTAKGTVFSVVAQADRVARTFPVKIDIPNPNLTIKSGMVSRVTLKVGHPHEGIVIPKDALVLRGGQEFVFLVNEGTVGQVRVKSLVHLDEWVEVSGDVQEGMSVVVEGNERLFPGQPVRILDMPQPTS; from the coding sequence ATGAAATCCGCTTCCCTACATCGACTACCCTTCACTCTTTTGGCTGCCGGCCTCCTTGTTGGCACCATGGGGTGTAATGAGCAGCAAGCTGCTCCTCCACCGCCAGGACGACCACCTGCCCCGGTTCGCGTGGCCTCTATCCTCAAGCAACCCATTCAACAATCGGTGACCTTGGTCGGCACGGTAGAGCCCTGGAAGCGTAGCATTGTCGCCAGCGAAATTGAGGGATTAGTCCAGGTCTTTCCAGTAGAAGAGGGTAACCAGGCAAAAAAAGGGCAGGTGCTAGCCCGCTTGCGTACCGCCACCTTGAATATTCAATTGGATTCGGCATTAGCGTCTCATCGTGAGGCTCGGACCCGATATCACCAAGCTCAACAAGATTTAGGACGAATCCGCGTCTTGTTTGATAAAGAACTCGTCACCCAAAAAGAATTCGATGATGCACTAGCCGAAGAAGGCGCCCTACGTGAACGACTTTCGCAGCTCGATGCGGAAATTCGACGAGTCAAAGACCAATTAAAAAAATCTCAGATCTTGGCACCCTTTGATGGATGGATTACGCAGGAATTCACAGAAGTGGGTCAATGGGTCGAAGCCGGTGGGCAAATTGTCGAAATGGTCGATCTATCTCATGTGAAAGTAGAAGTGCCCCTCCCCGAACGATATATAGGAGATATTCATACTGGGAATTCAGCCGAAGTCTCATTTGATAGCCTGCCGGACTTAACGGCCAAAGGCACCGTCTTTTCAGTCGTGGCGCAAGCCGATCGAGTGGCTCGAACCTTTCCAGTAAAAATTGATATTCCTAATCCCAATCTTACGATTAAAAGCGGCATGGTGTCGCGTGTCACGCTTAAGGTAGGGCATCCTCACGAGGGAATCGTTATTCCAAAAGACGCACTGGTGCTTCGAGGGGGACAGGAATTTGTCTTCCTCGTCAACGAGGGAACCGTCGGACAAGTCCGCGTAAAATCGCTGGTACATTTGGATGAATGGGTTGAAGTTTCGGGTGATGTACAGGAAGGTATGTCTGTAGTTGTCGAAGGCAATGAACGTTTGTTCCCTGGGCAACCCGTTCGAATACTTGATATGCCACAACCAACTTCATGA
- a CDS encoding efflux RND transporter permease subunit — protein MSIIQSAIRYPVTTAVGVILVVLFGMVSLTKLPIQLTPDVSKPEITVETRWQGASPHEVEREIVDEQEEQLKGVEGLEKMTGESSYDSANIVLRFPTGTNTDTALLRVSNRLNQVKEYPEEVDEPVISSADTRGNAMAWFIFRPLEGNPTNIETMRDFAEDVIKARFERIPGVAASNVYGGRERELQVLVDPGKLATRSLTVRELAQALDQENRDFSAGDFEEGKRSYVVRTVGEYRSPEDVGNVIIARRSGAPVYVRDVATVRIGYKDPSHVVRQMGKSSIAVNAIRETGANILDTMTQLKHAVNGLNQDLLNERGFELFQVYDETDYVYSSLTLVQQNLVIGSILAITILFLFLRTGSTTLVIGLAIPISIMGTFIALWALDRNVNVISLAGMTFAAGMLVDNSIVVLENIYRHREAGKPLFQAAYDGTTEVWGAVLASTLTTIAVFVPIVFIEEQAGQLFRDIAIAISAGVGLSLIVSITVIPCLSARILKIRKAEKSSEIPKSRVAILAHELVDGAHRMAERMGLSADRIGDFVYWMSGSVRIRIGIVLGLTLLAIGMTWLLLPKAEYLPEGNRNLIIGIVLPPPGYNIDEFIRMGESIEAVLAPYWDAQPGSPEETALDGPSIKNFFYVARGRSVFMGGRTNDDSQIRNLIPVFRRAVADVPGVIAIVTQSSLFQRGLGEGRNIDIEITGPELDTLVALGGQIFGQVRQVLPEAQVRPKPSLDLGSPEVRVRLKRDRAADVQITNQELGFTIDALVDGAKASDYQYEGDEIDLTIRGVDRFANRTQDLANLPIYTRGSRLTTVGDIADVQLLAGPEQINHLERERAITVQVIPSEQMPLETAMDLIQDQVLLPIKESGRLGRLYNVRLSGTADDLTNTYDAMKYNFLLALFITYLLMAALFESFLYPFVIIFSVPLAAAGGILGLGLVNLFVAYQPLDVLTMLGFIILIGVVVNNAILVVHQALNFMDPHRRILSASGEVEANEGMPIREAITESVRSRVRPIMMSMLTTTFGLLPLVLSSGAGSELYRGIGSVVLGGLIMSTVFTLLVVPALFSLIMEWKLKRKNMVARNEIVPEGVQET, from the coding sequence ATGAGTATTATTCAATCTGCCATACGCTACCCGGTAACAACCGCGGTCGGGGTCATTCTGGTCGTATTGTTCGGAATGGTCTCCCTCACCAAACTTCCGATCCAACTCACTCCTGATGTGTCGAAACCCGAGATCACCGTGGAAACACGATGGCAGGGCGCCAGTCCCCATGAAGTCGAGCGTGAAATCGTGGACGAACAGGAAGAACAGCTCAAGGGCGTCGAGGGACTCGAAAAAATGACGGGAGAGAGTTCCTATGATTCCGCCAATATTGTACTGCGATTTCCAACCGGGACGAACACTGACACCGCCCTGCTTCGGGTATCCAACCGCCTAAACCAGGTCAAAGAATACCCTGAGGAGGTTGATGAACCCGTGATCAGTAGTGCGGATACCCGGGGAAACGCCATGGCCTGGTTTATTTTTCGACCATTGGAAGGCAATCCGACAAATATCGAAACCATGCGGGACTTCGCGGAAGACGTGATTAAAGCACGGTTTGAACGAATCCCCGGGGTCGCTGCGTCGAATGTCTATGGCGGACGGGAGCGAGAACTCCAAGTGTTAGTTGATCCCGGAAAATTAGCCACACGCTCATTGACCGTTCGGGAATTGGCGCAAGCATTGGATCAGGAAAATCGTGATTTTAGTGCCGGTGATTTTGAGGAAGGGAAGCGCTCCTATGTGGTTCGAACTGTGGGGGAATACCGAAGCCCTGAGGATGTGGGAAATGTGATCATTGCTCGACGCAGTGGCGCTCCTGTGTATGTTCGGGATGTCGCCACGGTACGCATTGGGTATAAAGATCCTTCTCACGTGGTCCGCCAAATGGGGAAAAGCTCCATTGCGGTCAATGCCATCCGTGAAACTGGGGCCAATATCCTAGACACCATGACGCAATTGAAACATGCGGTGAATGGTCTTAATCAAGACCTCTTAAACGAACGAGGATTTGAACTCTTTCAAGTCTATGACGAGACGGATTACGTCTATAGCTCTCTGACCTTGGTTCAACAAAACCTCGTGATCGGCAGCATACTCGCCATCACTATTTTGTTTCTCTTTCTAAGAACGGGGAGCACCACTCTGGTCATCGGCTTGGCCATTCCCATTAGCATCATGGGCACGTTCATCGCCCTGTGGGCCTTGGATCGAAATGTGAATGTCATCAGCCTCGCGGGAATGACCTTCGCAGCGGGAATGTTGGTCGATAACTCCATCGTGGTGCTAGAGAATATCTATCGCCATCGGGAAGCCGGGAAGCCGCTCTTTCAAGCCGCCTATGATGGTACCACCGAAGTATGGGGTGCTGTCCTGGCCAGTACGCTGACCACCATCGCCGTATTCGTGCCTATTGTGTTCATTGAGGAACAAGCCGGGCAATTATTTCGGGACATTGCCATTGCGATTAGCGCCGGCGTGGGCCTGAGTTTGATTGTATCCATTACCGTGATTCCTTGCCTGTCCGCTCGGATTCTGAAGATCCGAAAGGCTGAAAAGAGTTCTGAAATTCCAAAGTCCCGTGTGGCAATCTTGGCCCACGAATTGGTTGATGGCGCCCATCGAATGGCCGAACGAATGGGATTGAGTGCAGACCGAATTGGGGATTTCGTTTATTGGATGTCCGGCAGCGTGCGTATTCGCATTGGGATCGTACTCGGATTAACTCTTCTGGCGATTGGCATGACGTGGCTCCTCCTCCCCAAAGCCGAGTATCTCCCGGAAGGAAATCGCAATCTGATTATCGGGATTGTGCTTCCTCCTCCTGGATACAACATTGATGAATTCATCAGAATGGGTGAATCCATTGAAGCGGTCCTTGCTCCTTATTGGGATGCTCAACCGGGAAGCCCGGAGGAAACGGCCTTAGACGGCCCAAGTATTAAAAACTTTTTTTATGTTGCTCGGGGTCGGTCCGTCTTTATGGGAGGACGCACCAATGATGATTCCCAAATTCGAAACTTGATCCCCGTGTTTCGACGTGCCGTGGCCGATGTCCCTGGCGTGATTGCCATTGTGACCCAAAGTAGTCTCTTTCAACGAGGTCTTGGAGAAGGGCGTAATATCGATATCGAAATTACTGGACCAGAATTGGATACCCTTGTCGCCTTAGGCGGTCAAATATTTGGCCAAGTCCGACAAGTCTTGCCCGAGGCGCAGGTTCGCCCAAAACCCAGCCTGGATCTGGGTAGCCCGGAAGTACGTGTCCGGCTCAAACGCGACCGTGCGGCAGATGTCCAAATAACGAATCAGGAATTGGGTTTTACCATTGATGCATTGGTGGATGGTGCCAAAGCCAGTGATTATCAATATGAAGGAGATGAAATAGATTTAACCATTCGTGGCGTGGATCGGTTTGCCAATCGAACGCAGGATTTGGCGAACTTACCCATTTACACGCGAGGGAGCAGGCTCACAACCGTTGGAGACATTGCAGATGTCCAATTGCTCGCTGGTCCTGAACAAATCAATCATTTGGAACGAGAACGCGCGATTACCGTACAAGTCATTCCCTCTGAACAAATGCCTTTAGAAACCGCCATGGACCTCATCCAGGATCAAGTGCTTCTCCCCATCAAAGAAAGCGGGCGCTTGGGACGGTTATATAATGTTCGACTATCCGGCACTGCCGACGACCTCACCAACACCTATGACGCAATGAAATACAATTTCCTGCTGGCATTATTCATTACCTATTTATTGATGGCGGCGTTATTCGAAAGCTTCCTGTATCCCTTTGTGATTATTTTCAGCGTGCCATTGGCCGCTGCGGGAGGCATTCTGGGATTGGGGCTGGTCAACCTCTTCGTGGCCTATCAACCCCTAGACGTCCTGACCATGCTGGGCTTTATCATTTTAATTGGCGTCGTGGTAAACAATGCAATATTAGTCGTCCATCAAGCCTTGAATTTCATGGATCCTCACCGGCGAATTCTTTCCGCATCGGGAGAAGTTGAAGCCAACGAAGGGATGCCTATTCGGGAAGCCATTACCGAATCCGTCCGATCTCGGGTTCGTCCAATCATGATGAGTATGTTGACCACAACCTTTGGACTACTCCCACTGGTGCTCTCCTCCGGTGCGGGATCAGAACTTTACCGGGGAATCGGCAGTGTCGTGTTAGGCGGACTGATTATGTCTACGGTCTTTACCCTTCTAGTCGTACCTGCCTTGTTTAGTTTGATCATGGAGTGGAAACTTAAACGGAAAAATATGGTCGCACGGAATGAGATAGTCCCCGAAGGGGTGCAAGAAACCTAA
- a CDS encoding TolC family protein codes for MINMKWPICSFTMTLGFLACLIVLPGMFSPAFSQDESPPNQKLPELRLSLRDAMKAAVDENPTVQLFKERITQAEDQAFTQLGTLLPNVSARASGARRRFFFGSFAGGSGVSTPRDFYEARVALTQSIFSLSLIQKWRAARTNVEVSSLDSEANKMDTMATVGLSYLETLRAKAAVKARMADVTLNNELLRLAVERKYAGMATSLDVTRAKVQLENEKQRLLVARNEYDRAKLNLIRGIGLSFDIALVLTDELEIRQIPEQTVEEALQIATENRVELKAQKKRERLAELSLSSATLERVPSLTGSGDVGMIGNQIPDALTTDNVQLLLSIPIFDGGQREGRISESRSLVRQENIRTKDIRYQVALEVRDALLTLESTQQQVTVAENGLRLALEELDLARQRFAVGVATNIEVTDAQNSVAQARDNVIEALFNFNASRVNLARAQGQLESL; via the coding sequence ATGATTAACATGAAATGGCCCATTTGCTCCTTCACGATGACGCTTGGTTTCTTGGCATGTCTTATTGTTCTGCCTGGCATGTTCAGCCCTGCTTTCTCACAGGACGAGTCACCACCCAACCAAAAACTTCCTGAGCTGCGTCTAAGTTTGCGTGATGCCATGAAAGCTGCCGTCGATGAAAACCCAACGGTGCAATTATTTAAGGAACGTATCACCCAAGCAGAAGATCAAGCCTTTACCCAACTCGGAACACTTCTTCCGAATGTCTCGGCAAGAGCCAGCGGCGCCCGACGACGGTTTTTCTTTGGATCCTTTGCCGGCGGATCTGGCGTGTCGACCCCGCGAGATTTTTATGAAGCGCGTGTGGCACTTACTCAAAGTATTTTTAGCCTTAGTCTTATTCAAAAATGGCGTGCGGCCCGAACCAACGTGGAGGTCTCTAGCTTAGACTCAGAAGCCAACAAGATGGATACGATGGCTACTGTAGGACTGTCCTATTTAGAAACCTTACGGGCCAAGGCTGCGGTCAAGGCCCGCATGGCGGATGTCACCCTCAATAACGAACTCCTTCGCCTGGCAGTAGAACGAAAATATGCGGGAATGGCCACCAGCCTGGATGTCACGCGTGCCAAGGTTCAATTGGAAAATGAAAAGCAACGGCTTTTGGTCGCCCGCAATGAATACGATCGTGCCAAACTCAACCTCATTCGCGGCATAGGTCTATCATTCGACATCGCCCTCGTGCTTACCGACGAACTTGAAATTCGCCAAATTCCCGAGCAAACGGTTGAAGAAGCCTTGCAAATTGCCACGGAAAACCGTGTTGAGCTTAAAGCGCAAAAGAAACGTGAACGATTGGCAGAACTCTCCTTGAGTTCAGCAACGTTAGAGCGCGTACCGTCATTGACCGGAAGTGGAGATGTCGGGATGATCGGCAACCAAATTCCGGATGCACTGACAACAGACAATGTGCAATTGCTGTTGTCCATCCCCATTTTTGACGGAGGTCAACGGGAAGGCCGCATTTCAGAAAGTCGAAGCCTGGTTCGGCAAGAAAATATTCGGACTAAAGACATCCGCTACCAAGTTGCGCTGGAAGTTCGAGATGCACTATTGACGCTGGAATCTACCCAACAACAGGTGACGGTGGCGGAGAATGGCCTTCGGCTTGCGCTGGAAGAACTCGATTTGGCCCGTCAACGGTTTGCGGTTGGCGTGGCAACCAACATCGAAGTCACAGATGCTCAAAATTCGGTTGCTCAAGCCCGTGATAATGTCATTGAGGCCTTGTTTAATTTCAATGCCTCTCGTGTGAATCTCGCTCGGGCTCAAGGGCAACTGGAAAGCCTCTAA